In Populus nigra chromosome 10, ddPopNigr1.1, whole genome shotgun sequence, the following proteins share a genomic window:
- the LOC133704433 gene encoding 65-kDa microtubule-associated protein 6-like isoform X2, protein MLTIGSPTTSLFTSTSCNTLLRELQQIWTEIGESEAEKDRMLLELERECLEVYRRKVEDAANSKARLHQSVAAKEAELATLMAALGELSIHSPIQTEKRTRSLKEKLASVTPVVEDLRMKKEERIKQFAEIKAQIEKISSEICEYNNLNNTLVTNLTLDEEDLSLRKLSEYQNHLRSLQKEKSDRLHKVFEYVNEVHSLCGVLGLDFGKTVSGVHPSLHGTQQEQSTNISNSTLEGLEQAIRMLKLERKARIQKLKDVAASLFELWNLMDSPTEEKNKFSRLTSVLGFAESEIIEPGVLSAEIIEQASTEVERLTKLKASRMKELVMKRRSDLEDVCKMTHIEPDTSTNPEKSTALIDSGLVDPSELLANIEAQIVRAKDEAISRKEIMDRIDRWLSACEEENWLEDYSQDTNRYNAGRGAHLNLKRAERARVTVSKISAMVDNLILKTLAWEDEKKMLFLYDGVRLVSILEDYKLTRRQREEEKRRYRDQKKLQDLLQTEKEAMYGSKPSPRKTNSFRKPNGYRANGNGSMTPTPRRNSFGGATPELLTPRSYSGRQNGYFKEMRRLSTAPLNFVAISKEETMSFASVCGSEPGSPPQG, encoded by the exons ATGCTGACCATTGGGAGTCCTACTACCAGTTTGTTTACAAGCACTAGCTGTAATACTTTGCTCAGAGAGCTTCAG CAAATATGGACTGAAATTGGCGAGAGTGAAGCAGAAAAGGACCGCATGCTACTGGAGCTGGAGAGAGAATGTCTGGAAGTTTACCGGAGAAAGGTCGAGGATGCTGCCAATTCCAAAGCACGACTTCATCAGTCTGTTGCAGCTAAGGAAGCTGAACTTGCAACACTTATGGCTGCTCTTGGAGAGCTAAGCATTCATTCTCCG attCAGACAGAGAAGAGGACTAGATCATTGAAGGAAAAACTTGCATCTGTTACACCAGTTGTAGAAGATCTGAGGATGAAGAAAGAAGAACGGATAAAGCAATTTGCAGAGATTAAGgcacaaattgaaaaaatcagcAGTGAGATTTGTGAATATAATAATCTCAACAATACTCTGGTGACAAATTTAACTCTAGATGAGGAGGATTTGTCGTTAAGAAAGCTTAGTgaatatcaaaatcatcttcgCAGCCTTCAAAAAGAGAAG TCTGACCGTCTTCATAAGGTCTTTGAATATGTGAATGAGGTGCATTCTCTATGTGGTGTGCTTGGGTTAGATTTTGGCAAGACAGTAAGTGGAGTACATCCAAGCTTGCATGGAACCCAACAGGAACAATCCACAAATATAAGCAACAGCACGCTGGAAGGTCTAGAACAGGCCATTCGCATGTTGAAATTGGAAAGAAAAGCTCGAATCCAAAAG CTGAAAGATGTTGCAGCATCGTTATTTGAACTTTGGAATTTGATGGACTCTCCCacagaagagaaaaacaagttttCTAGACTTACTTCTGTTCTTGGATTTGCTGAATCTGAAATCATAGAACCAGGTGTTCTATCAGCAGAGATAATTGAACAG GCATCGACAGAAGTGGAGAGGCTCACTAAGTTAAAAGCAAGCAGAATGAAAGAACTAGTAATGAAAAGGAGATCAGATTTGGAGGACGTATGCAAAATGACTCATATAGAACCTGATACAAGTACTAATCCTGAGAAATCCACTGCATTGATAGATTCTG GTTTAGTGGATCCTTCTGAACTTTTGGCAAACATCGAAGCCCAGATAGTCAGAGCTAAAGATGAAGCTATTAGCCGAAAAGAAATTATGGATAGGATAGACCGATGGCTTTCTGCATGTGAAGAGGAAAATTGGCTTGAAGACTATAGTCAA gaCACTAACAGGTACAACGCTGGAAGAGGTGCACATCTCAACCTTAAACGTGCAGAACGAGCTCGAGTGACTGTAAGCAAAATTTCAG CAATGGTTGACAATCTGATACTCAAAACCCTAGCTTGGGAAGATGAAAAGAAGATGTTATTTCTCTATGACGGG GTTAGATTGGTATCTATACTGGAGGATTACAAACTGACCAGACGACagagagaagaggagaaaaggaGATACAGG GACCAAAAGAAGCTCCAAGATCTACTGCAAACAGAGAAGGAAGCCATGTATGGGTCTAAACCCAGTCCACGGAAAACTAACAGTTTTAGGAAACCAAATGGTTATCGTGCAAATGGAAATGGTTCTATGACTCCCACACCTCGCAGGAACTCATTTGGAGGTGCAACTCCTGAACTCCTCACTCCTCGATCCTATTCTGGACGTCAAAATGGCTATTTTAAGGAAATGAGAAGGCTGTCTACTGCACCGTTGAACTTTGTTGCCATATCAAAAGAGGAAACGATGTCATTTGCATCTGTTTGTGGTTCTGAGCCTGGCTCTCCTCCACAGGGTTAA
- the LOC133704433 gene encoding 65-kDa microtubule-associated protein 6-like isoform X1 — MLTIGSPTTSLFTSTSCNTLLRELQGTLLFCELLLAASIEELFTQIWTEIGESEAEKDRMLLELERECLEVYRRKVEDAANSKARLHQSVAAKEAELATLMAALGELSIHSPIQTEKRTRSLKEKLASVTPVVEDLRMKKEERIKQFAEIKAQIEKISSEICEYNNLNNTLVTNLTLDEEDLSLRKLSEYQNHLRSLQKEKSDRLHKVFEYVNEVHSLCGVLGLDFGKTVSGVHPSLHGTQQEQSTNISNSTLEGLEQAIRMLKLERKARIQKLKDVAASLFELWNLMDSPTEEKNKFSRLTSVLGFAESEIIEPGVLSAEIIEQASTEVERLTKLKASRMKELVMKRRSDLEDVCKMTHIEPDTSTNPEKSTALIDSGLVDPSELLANIEAQIVRAKDEAISRKEIMDRIDRWLSACEEENWLEDYSQDTNRYNAGRGAHLNLKRAERARVTVSKISAMVDNLILKTLAWEDEKKMLFLYDGVRLVSILEDYKLTRRQREEEKRRYRDQKKLQDLLQTEKEAMYGSKPSPRKTNSFRKPNGYRANGNGSMTPTPRRNSFGGATPELLTPRSYSGRQNGYFKEMRRLSTAPLNFVAISKEETMSFASVCGSEPGSPPQG; from the exons ATGCTGACCATTGGGAGTCCTACTACCAGTTTGTTTACAAGCACTAGCTGTAATACTTTGCTCAGAGAGCTTCAG GGGACACTTCTATTCTGTGAGCTTTTACTAGCTGCTTCCATAGAAGAATTGTTCACG CAAATATGGACTGAAATTGGCGAGAGTGAAGCAGAAAAGGACCGCATGCTACTGGAGCTGGAGAGAGAATGTCTGGAAGTTTACCGGAGAAAGGTCGAGGATGCTGCCAATTCCAAAGCACGACTTCATCAGTCTGTTGCAGCTAAGGAAGCTGAACTTGCAACACTTATGGCTGCTCTTGGAGAGCTAAGCATTCATTCTCCG attCAGACAGAGAAGAGGACTAGATCATTGAAGGAAAAACTTGCATCTGTTACACCAGTTGTAGAAGATCTGAGGATGAAGAAAGAAGAACGGATAAAGCAATTTGCAGAGATTAAGgcacaaattgaaaaaatcagcAGTGAGATTTGTGAATATAATAATCTCAACAATACTCTGGTGACAAATTTAACTCTAGATGAGGAGGATTTGTCGTTAAGAAAGCTTAGTgaatatcaaaatcatcttcgCAGCCTTCAAAAAGAGAAG TCTGACCGTCTTCATAAGGTCTTTGAATATGTGAATGAGGTGCATTCTCTATGTGGTGTGCTTGGGTTAGATTTTGGCAAGACAGTAAGTGGAGTACATCCAAGCTTGCATGGAACCCAACAGGAACAATCCACAAATATAAGCAACAGCACGCTGGAAGGTCTAGAACAGGCCATTCGCATGTTGAAATTGGAAAGAAAAGCTCGAATCCAAAAG CTGAAAGATGTTGCAGCATCGTTATTTGAACTTTGGAATTTGATGGACTCTCCCacagaagagaaaaacaagttttCTAGACTTACTTCTGTTCTTGGATTTGCTGAATCTGAAATCATAGAACCAGGTGTTCTATCAGCAGAGATAATTGAACAG GCATCGACAGAAGTGGAGAGGCTCACTAAGTTAAAAGCAAGCAGAATGAAAGAACTAGTAATGAAAAGGAGATCAGATTTGGAGGACGTATGCAAAATGACTCATATAGAACCTGATACAAGTACTAATCCTGAGAAATCCACTGCATTGATAGATTCTG GTTTAGTGGATCCTTCTGAACTTTTGGCAAACATCGAAGCCCAGATAGTCAGAGCTAAAGATGAAGCTATTAGCCGAAAAGAAATTATGGATAGGATAGACCGATGGCTTTCTGCATGTGAAGAGGAAAATTGGCTTGAAGACTATAGTCAA gaCACTAACAGGTACAACGCTGGAAGAGGTGCACATCTCAACCTTAAACGTGCAGAACGAGCTCGAGTGACTGTAAGCAAAATTTCAG CAATGGTTGACAATCTGATACTCAAAACCCTAGCTTGGGAAGATGAAAAGAAGATGTTATTTCTCTATGACGGG GTTAGATTGGTATCTATACTGGAGGATTACAAACTGACCAGACGACagagagaagaggagaaaaggaGATACAGG GACCAAAAGAAGCTCCAAGATCTACTGCAAACAGAGAAGGAAGCCATGTATGGGTCTAAACCCAGTCCACGGAAAACTAACAGTTTTAGGAAACCAAATGGTTATCGTGCAAATGGAAATGGTTCTATGACTCCCACACCTCGCAGGAACTCATTTGGAGGTGCAACTCCTGAACTCCTCACTCCTCGATCCTATTCTGGACGTCAAAATGGCTATTTTAAGGAAATGAGAAGGCTGTCTACTGCACCGTTGAACTTTGTTGCCATATCAAAAGAGGAAACGATGTCATTTGCATCTGTTTGTGGTTCTGAGCCTGGCTCTCCTCCACAGGGTTAA